In the genome of Misgurnus anguillicaudatus chromosome 11, ASM2758022v2, whole genome shotgun sequence, one region contains:
- the psmb1 gene encoding proteasome subunit beta type-1, translating into MISSQSYGDNGKMKEYHYTGPVEHKFSPYAFNGGTVLAVAGEDFALVASDTRLSEGYSIHSRDSPKCYKLTDTTVLGCSGFHGDCLTLTKIIEARLKMYKHSNNKIMTSGAIAAMLSTILYGRRFFPYYVYNIIGGLDEEGRGAVYSFDPVGSYQRDTYKAGGSASAMLQPLLDNQIGFKNMENVEQLPLSQEKAIQLVKDVFISAAERDVYTGDALKLCIITKEGIREEIVPLRKD; encoded by the exons ATGATATCCTCTCAGAGTTACGGAGATAATGGCAAAATGAAGGAGTATCACTACACGGGACCAGTGGAGCACAAATTCTCCCCCTATGCTTTCAACGGAGG GACTGTGCTGGCTGTGGCTGGAGAAGACTTTGCTCTCGTGGCTTCAGACACACGTTTGAGTGAGGGATACAGCATCCACAGCCGCGATTCCCCAAAATGCTACAAACT GACAGACACAACTGTGCTTGGATGCAGTGGTTTCCATGGTGACTGCTTGACTCTAACCAAAATCATCGAGGCGAGACTGAAG ATGTACAAGCATTCAAATAATAAGATCATGACAAGCGGGGCCATCGCAGCCATGCTCTCAACTATTCTATATGGCAGGCGCTTCTTCCCTTACTATGTGTACAACATCATCGGCGGTCTCGACGAGGAAG GTCGAGGTGCGGTTTACAGTTTTGATCCAGTTGGATCATACCAGAGAGACACTTACAAAGCAGGTGGTTCAGCAAGTGCAATGTTGCAGCCGCTTCTGGACAACCAG ATCGGATTCAAGAACATGGAGAATGTGGAACAGCTGCCCCTGAGCCAAGAGAAAGCCATACAGCTGGTGAAGGACGTGTTTATCTCTGCTGCAGAGAGAGATGTCTATACAGGAGATGCTCTCAAGTTATGCATCATCACCAAGGAAGGCATCCGAGAAGAGATTGTGCCCCTCAGGAAAGACTGA
- the dnaaf10 gene encoding dynein axonemal assembly factor 10 produces the protein MQNMSAGLEKPQIIAHIQKSLNYTVFESKWIPCSAKFVCMGNLARGTGVMQIYEIQHGELQLIKEIEKAKPIKCGTFGATSLQQRHLATGDFDGSLNVWNLEVPDCPVYSVKAHKEIINSIDGVGGLGIGDGAPEIVTGSRDGTVKVWDPRQKDTPVANMEPLEGETKRDCWTVAFGHAFNDQDRCVCAGYDNGDIKLFDLRNMSLRWETNIKNGVCSVEFDRKDINMNKLTATSLEGRFHVFDMRTQHPTKGFASVSEKAHKSTVWQVRHLPQNRDIFMTAGGAGNLHLWKYEYPAQRSKKGADDVEMGVAGTVNLLQNVTVSTQPISSLDWSPDKQGLCVCSSFDQSVRVLIVTKLNRV, from the exons ATGCAAAACATGTCAGCAGGCTTGGAGAAACCGCAGATAATAGCGCACATTCAGAAAAGTTTGAATTACACTGTTTTTGAGAGCAAATGGATTCCGTGCAGCGCAAAGTTTGTTTGTATGGGAAACCTGGCGAGAGGAACGGGAGTAATGCAGATCTATGAGATCCAACACGGGGAACTGCAGCTGATCAAAGAG ATAGAAAAAGCCAAGCCTATCAAATGTGGAACATTTGGAGCAACATCTCTTCAGCAGAGGCATCTGGCCACGGGAGACTTTGATGGCAGTTTGAATGTCTG GAATCTCGAAGTCCCCGACTGTCCTGTATACTCAGTAAAGGCACACAAGGAGATCATTAACAGCATTGATGGAGTAGGAGGGCTGGGCATTGGTGACGGGGCACCTGAAATTGTTACCGGAAGTCGAGACG GTACAGTTAAAGTGTGGGaccccagacaaaaagacaCACCTGTGGCAAACATGGAGCCACTGGAAGGAGAAACAAAAAGAGATTGTTGGACGGTTGCATTTG gtcaTGCTTTCAATGACCAGGACCGTTGCGTCTGTGCTGGATATGACAACGGTGACATCAAACTATTTGATCTGCGAAACATGTCTCTACGATGGGAGACGAATATCAAAAATGGT GTATGCAGTGTTGAATTTGACCGAAAAGACATCAACATGAACAAACTAACAGCAACATCGTTAGAGGGAAGATTTCATGTGTTTGACATGAGAACTCAACACCCAACCAAAGGTTTTGCTTCAGTATCTGAAAAG GCTCATAAATCTACAGTATGGCAAGTGAGGCATTTGCCTCAGAATCGTGACATTTTCATGACAGCTGGTGGAGCGGGTAATCTACATTTATGGAAATA TGAATATCCAGCTCAAAGGAGTAAGAAGGGTGCTGATGATGTAGAAATGGGTGTCGCTGGGACCGTGAATCTCCTGCAGAATGTCACTGTATCTACACAACCCATTTCTAGTCTTGACTGGAGTCCTGATAAACAGGGTCTTTGTGTTTGCTCTTCATTTGACCAGTCTGTGCGAGTCCTCATTGTGACCAAGCTCAACAGAGTCTAA
- the pno1 gene encoding RNA-binding protein PNO1, which translates to MDSITNTAADGAVAVDNDSFEKVKSKKTQKRKRDAGEIEMDTDTVAHKRPQFPPISGDQLRGGADEMRKVPVPAHRYTPLKENWMKIFTPIVENLQLQVRFNLKSRNVEIKTCKETQDIGALTKAADFVKAFILGFQVEDALALIRLDELFLETFDVTDVKPLKGDHLSRAVGRIAGKGGKTKFTIENVTKTRIVLADTKIHILGSFQNIKMARTAICNLILGSPPSKVYGNIRAVASRAAERF; encoded by the exons ATGGACTCAATAACAAATACAGCAGCTGATGGGGCTGTAGCTGTGGACAATGACTCATTTGAGAAGGTGAAATCAAAAAAGACTCAGAAACGCAAGCGGGACGCGGGTGAGATAGAAATGGACACGGACACAGTAGCGCACAAGAGACCGCAGTTCCCACCCATATCAGGAGATCAGCTGAGG GGTGGTGCGGATGAAATGCGCAAAGTTCCTGTCCCCGCTCACCGCTACACACCTCTGAAAGAAAACTGGATGAAAATTTTCACCCCCATTGTCGAAAACCTGCAGCTTCAAGTGCGGTTTAATCTCAAATCAAGAAACGTGGAGATAAAA ACATGCAAAGAAACTCAAGACATCGGTGCTCTTACCAAAGCTGCAGATTTTGTCAAGGCCTTCATTTTAGGATTTCAGGTGGAG GACGCACTCGCACTGATCCGACTAGATGAACTGTTTTTGGAGACGTTTGATGTCACAGATG TTAAGCCTCTGAAGGGAGACCATTTATCAAGAGCGGTCGGACGAATAGCTGGGAAAGGAGGCAAAACGAAATTCACCATTGAGAACGTAACAAAAACAAGGATAGTGCTCGCAGACAC TAAGATTCATATACTGGGATCATTCCAGAATATCAAAATGGCACGGACGGCAATATGCAACCTCATTCTTG GGAGTCCTCCATCAAAGGTGTACGGCAACATTCGGGCCGTCGCGAGCCGTGCGGCTGAGAGGTTCTAA
- the ppp3r1a gene encoding calcineurin subunit B type 1 — protein MGNEASYPLEMCSHFDADEIKRLGKRFKKLDLDNSGSLSVEEFMSLPELQQNPLVQRVIEIFDTDGNGEVDFKEFIEGVSQFSVKGDKEQKLRFAFRIYDMDKDGYISNGELFQVLKMMVGNNLKDTQLQQIVDKTIINADKDGDGRISFEEFCAVVGGLDIHKKMVVDV, from the exons ATGAAGCAAGTTATCCCCTGGAAATGTGCTCGCATT TCGATGCTGATGAGATTAAAAGGCTGGGAAAGAGGTTTAAGAAACTTGACCTGGATAACTCAGGATCTCTCAGTGTGGAGGAGTTCATGTCCTTGCCTGAGTTACAGCAGAATCCATTGGTGCAGAGAGTGATTGAAATATTTGACACGGACGGCAACGGTGAGGTGGACTTCAAAG AGTTCATCGAGGGTGTATCTCAGTTCAGCGTGAAGGGTGATAAGGAACAGAAGCTTCGCT TCGCTTTTAGAATCTATGACATGGACAAAGACGGCTACATTTCAAACGGGGAGCTCTTCCAGGTGCTTAAGATGATGGTGGGCAACAACCTGAAAGACACACAGCTGCAGCAGATAGTGGATAAAACCATCATCAACGCAGACAAGGATGGAGACGGAAGGATATCTTTCGAGGAATTTTGCGCT GTTGTTGGAGGTCTTGACATACACAAGAAGATGGTTGTGGATGTGTAA